Genomic DNA from Stigmatopora argus isolate UIUO_Sarg chromosome 13, RoL_Sarg_1.0, whole genome shotgun sequence:
CTCTACACCACAGATAATTTTACCTTATGAACATGAGCTCACCTGACTTGGGCAtgggcttgattcccgctggtggtggaataattgtcagtgtgaatggtcgctctctctctctgtgcccGACGGCTGACTTGTGACCAGTCcacggtgtagtctgccttttgcccaaagtcagctgtgataggctccggcaacccatGCAAAACCTTATGAGGATGCACTGtacgaaaaatgaataaattaataattttccTTGTGTTCtttggtactccagtttcttcccatatTCCagagacatgcatagtaggttGGTTGGACtatctaaattccccctaggtatgagtgtgggcgtgaatggttgtttgtctcctcatcccctacaattggctgggtgttccccgcctcacgccagtcagctgggataggtttcagcaccccccgcaaccctaatgaggataaagtgattcagaaaatgaatgaatgctttgcTTTGAAGAGGTGTgacccggcggctgagtggttagtgcgtcggctcTGGGGTCCAGGCTTCAAATACAGGTCCAgctccaccagtgtggagtatgcatgttctccccgggcctgcatgagTTGTCTCTGAGTACTCTGATTTTCcccaacattccaaagacatgaatggtaggctggttggacacgctaaattggccctaggtgtgaaggtgaatggttgcctgtctcctaGCAGCTCCCgtaccccttgtgaggataaaagcTGTCTAGAAATGAGTATTCCTTGCTTTTACTACAATTGCTCTTTTCCTTTCATATTTCAAGAAtgttatttcattatttaattaattagctGTTGAGACATTTTCATGCACCCAATTTCATAAATTCTTTCCAAAATGGAACAGGCAACATAATATACAAAGATTGAAAAGCTCTACATGAAATGCAACAAACTAATTTGTAACCATTGCTTTTATTGCAATTTTCAGTTAAATGAGTTACATTGACTAAAACCAGAAAAACAAAGTACAGTATAATATACCGATTATACAAAAATGGCAATGCATTGACTGATagtgaaaacacaaaaatggcaGCTCAGGTGAcatgtgtgaaatatgaactgtattcttatatttaatcttgcactcttatgaatttagttactagaatagaatttttactgacacctacaggtcaaggcctgtcatcactttgtatatacacacccctttttctggtcctgcctccgcctaaacttctattaaatactataaccgaccgattggacggcgtatctggatggggaacctcgaggtggacgcttggctctgtccgagcgctgaccccttcttaggaagggtgggggctagccaagggggctagccaagaacaaaggaagagggccgagcggcgaccatttttCGAGAGGCCTCcctgtccagataacctccttcggccgggagcttaaaactaccacgtgttttgctgcttcctctgtatgaagatgattgtcgaggcaatccagctttgacattttggtgcctgaaacccgagattcttctctgctttccggccacggcagatcgacagaaggatggatggcttgacgtcggctactccagccttgagagagggcgatctggcctgctggcccgggaacagattacgaattatcctttcgtacagaggaggcaccaaaaaatggtaaggcacttttttaaaattaatttgtagaatccaacccaccaagtcccaaaaagaaaagttgcgtatactcttctctgtgtgtcggagattcttctttctgtgtgtcggaaagacatttttctgtgtgtcggaataatgtttaatagtatacagcacgataaaaggctgtgtgtcggcctatctgcctggaaagcagacaaatgggaggtagcgcctccccgcgaagggacttcgagggttgtgttaaaaatatagaagaaatatattgtcatacagtgccaagataatgaaagagctcgatataaagaaaaaaaaaagaaatagaataaaactataaacgcatgcaagtaattttcatatgaatagatatatagatatatataagtacgctatgacgcgttcataaacgatataagtatgattgccgcgaaaaataggagtttaatcggcgaaaaagaatacttagacggataaaaataagtatttaagagagggtgCATTGGtacaggatggtgggggggggttgaaaagcagaccacatgtgagaggaaaaatggccgagcccacagacaaagagaaaaaatggcggcgagccaactgaagttaaaactgcctttcttccacAGCCCACGtttccactaacccaggaagatatatatatatatattaggcctgttcagaaacagtgcccccctttgctcagcccactcttcgtgccaggttccactcgcaggggccaggagcacgaggggggggattgggggactggaatgcaagaaatctcaggttacatctcacattccacacgatgagcaaggaggagcagtgatggagacatgagcagagagagtaatagaaagaaaagaagacagtaagagacagaaaattgacaatataacatattggtgacaaattatgggtcctctaataaacactgaaatttatcattaggaaatgattaagaaattgctaagtagaaggttagtttctctaaattttaattgtggtaagagtgagctacaaaaaatggctcttatattaaataagcatagtgcttggagcagaacagcaattcaacaagtgcaatttagctattttagcaaaaagagagggatttgcgatttagacttaaggattaggaatcatccaaattattaatgatatcaaacatgaagacaatgcagaaatggcattgatccaaattattaggtaaattgtagctggcaagtttagataaaataattaatttaggataggcataatttcgctgagatgcaataaacatcatgacttgtcacCAGTGCACGGGtggcaattcattgttttgcccatcaacaggtggaatatgctttagcgtggttcatattaatgactattagaatattaattgcattagaatcgaacaattgatgccaaccaaacaacattgacctatttccttttagaatgacttgccatgacacagcgaaaggtggttagctgccaagaagccccaggactggggatggcgctcttcaccagtgataaaaaaaaattgcagaccacggatgtctgaaaatgagtgagcgtgaatggttgtttgtcctttttgtgtttttgattggccgaccaccgagatatgatcaatcggttaggtatcaaggtggaaaatgatttagcaaattggaatcgatttcagaatttgccaataagccgtttcacggatggcaacgccaaattatggaaaaatatttcgtccaaggaaatttttaatgaaaaagcagcagtactccaaatgtgaaatttgaagtggagaaacaaatctgctatgcgaaatttaggagcactgagaaaaacaaaaaacagacagtgcttgataccaaattccaaagtactattgatttattgtgataatggcatccaaattgtgttaacagaataattgactgaattgaaaaaaggttccatatttcgttatgaaatcattgcgcctacataacgaggtcaaccggacaacaaaatatggacatcctattaagtagaccataccaaacgccattattcactacacgattggaactagaggatgaggctaatctggctatctgcataaaaagaaaaaaaaactttaaaggaacacactgaatttgggttagcaggaggagactgtgattcccaacagaaaacagactggaccaacggcggtcccgggagcctgggtgctcaacacacgtgttcctgaccaaccaacAAACATGAAgatagcgggatccattttgtgcactataagaaggttctctcagttgaaacgtttataggagacaggtaagataaactttttgacgtaatcagacgaaatggcaagcactcaaatattgattggaaagattattgctcggggagcgatgctgtaagccatgaggaactttttatattggttttattgtctccataaaaaaaaaatgaaagcgtttcaattgagactaaaccttcttatagatagttaaagtaaacaattgagattagatcttcttacagatttttaaagtaaacaattgagacaaatcttcttacagatttttaaagtaaacaattagagagaaaataaactacaatggatagaaatgttactagattttaattttatgcctgactattgaaaaatattgattaagaaagttttataggagatgattgacaaactccaaagacaatgggatgttacatttgataaaaagactactagattgggatattttgaatttcaaacaactgagtttaatatgcaacgcgatacacattcttaaatgaattggggcttgattagtatgcattttataagtaatgagttttaattgctttaaaggatacaattatgctaaaatattaaccttgacaaacaaggggtgattacaatttagtgggttcaattatattcagaattataaatgtgtgcattttgtttctggatattaattgatgtgaatttaactgttacagagaacgggaaagctgttttcctggggagaaagcaccctggtttgctttttgtgtttttcctatttttagtatgattagttaatttgtgtaattagaggaaagggaaaaacaaatatggttcttgatcttaacaaggaagcagtgatcataatagaataccagctagcatatttgattttgactgataaggcatttaaattttcacaaactatagtgatggaataagtaagattgttgcgatttttgttcattggggtattaagccgaaccaaatagccgtaagcaaatgttaagcacgtgttgaagacaacgacagaacacagcagctaaagcagcagcgcaaacacttactgcacagcatacacaacaacaaaactgagccgatctcaagaacagtcagcagacgaactgtacaaagctaaaggcctaccgtgcctaccaaaaatttattccaaaattgagccataaatgtctcaaaagggaggaaaagatatgatggacatcgaaatacctacttttaaaatttttgaaggaactgtttaatttgttattttattgatctgtaaagaacatgggatctccagaatcagctggagtaacaatggagctaattttgcaaacagcatagtgcaaaacatggcaaaacacctaagtagagcgaacaaatggtacgataaaaccaaggcttgagaaaccatgggggagataaataagccatggccagaacgcctaacactggccaaaacgtatatgaagatagtaccaactagctcgggattaacacctttttgagatagttcatggaagaccatttcaacttcctctatgggaagagtaaccatgacgagagactaaggaaggagagaaacttatccaaagaacatgtaagctgccgtgatctttttgtctatcttgcaggaggtggtgaagccaggtgactggatcctgatccgagtcataaaaggaagtcctggttctctccacgatgggaagacccattcgtggcccaactcaccaacctccacagcagcaaagatcactgaaaagtcaaagtcgattcaccaaggtcGGTTCAAgatcgttcgagacaggtgactctgagtggactaagtcggacggtgtcaaaacccttgtccgtgaagaaactcatctgacgtctactcaccagccacgagcacccctcacttaaccctgacctcccatagactttgcacctctgtacagaagccacagtgaaagctgttgccacccacatcacagtgactggactgtcagtgactgcactgtcagtgacaacctgggcgtatctgaacgccccgcccacagagactcgagttggaaaacaagtgcaggaaacgtcctgcctcatcactggaaaggcagagccaagcggtccgctcttggatggggacccaatctacatcaacatcggggttccccgcagcgtaccagatgagtataagctcgctgaccaaattgcacgttcatcccgaacaatacagcagctgacgggagtttaaccaaggccctggagggtcttcgatccctcaacagcaagatgaaagaacaatctggagaactactatgaagaagacgtgtggtataaaatcatggtgttccagaaaaaactgattgttgcgaatgaaagttgttatgtgtgtagccgtatacccatttccacagatcctgacatcctgaattcactgggtcgaggcgtcacatttaaatctgcagtcgtgcagatggtctaagatgcattccttttaagacgagtgaacataacagtgagatatcaaaatcagtgcaaaatcagtgcaaaatcagtgcaattcaaaccacgtgattcaatctggtgcgatgatgttcctgttgaccaaaggttgtggtccacccccccccagaaaatcatgtgtaaagacattgagctgttacatgagtgttcattaaccaaactgtcaaggccctacagggtatagcagatgatttaaaagcccttagggagGTTGCAGGACcaatagtcctggatctgataacagccaaagatggagatgtgtgtgccatgatgggagaacactgctgcaccttcatcccagatgaaaccagtacattactcgtgccgtagctgaaataaaggccctagtcaacaccatggcccaggatcattcagccgtaggtgtatcattgtggtcgtggttaataaccgggtcatgattctcaattctgtttaaaattgcaaccttgcggtttttgctactgttctgtattttttctatgtgtgtaatcccctgtatgaaagttatgattcaaaacacaatccagcacacgctagtaggttatagtgacacagtatcaccgcatgacagaccatactggagattatcgcattctttcgaagtgtgacgagtcctctatgcaaatgtgtttgtcttgatttaaatattgggttcgctcattaagagagacgtagaggaatttttaccactgattacatcatttctcgcctctgcttttacatgtgattttgttattttccataccctgttgagtaactgtcaatgatatttgtattctagaacctggaggggagggatacaaattgatatgtttaatgaaaattctttcaagttacaacaggggggaaatgtgaaatatgaactgtattcttatatttaatcttgcactcttatgaatttagttactagaatagaatttttactgacacctacaggtcaaggcctgtcatcactttgtatatacacacccctttttctggtcccgcctccgcctaaacttctattaaatactataaccgaccgattggacggcgtatctggatggggaacctcgaggtggacgcttggctctgtccgagcgctgaccccttcttaggaagggtgggggctagccaagggggctagccaagaacaaaggaagagggccgagcggcgaccatttttCGAGAGGCCTCcctgtccagataacctccttcggccgggagcttaaaactaccacgtgttttgctgcttcctctgtatgaagatgattgtcgaggcaatccagctttgacaACATGTCAGCAGACAATGACTCTCTGGCTCAAGATAAAGGGGGCAATGACTATTTGTACTCAAAAAGTAATGCCAAACACGTGAAAACAATTGCTTTTTGAGGGGTGTCATGAGGAAGAGCAAGTACTTTAAAATGAAGAGGGTAAAACCTTCAAAAGAAAACAGATGCCATGACACCCTACAAAAGGAGAAACTTTACCATGGTGTGATAAAATAGCAGTATGTCCCATTTTGTCAGTTTTTTACTAATTAgttgttttttcatattttaactaTTTAACCCAGAGAGAAGAAAAAGCTGAAAGGCTATTACATGTTAATCATTATGTTAATCTGGCTCGAGTCCGGTTTCAGAATCTGCAGTGTCACGATTATTTTAATGGACCTTCTGAACCAAGGATATAAAATAGCATAAATCAGGGGGTTCAGACAGGAGTTGAAGTAGAATAAGCAGATGATAAAGGCTGCATATGATGCATTAAGCACAACATCCTGCCCTGTGATAACTATGCAGAAATATGGCATAATGCATGTAATaaacactaccaccaccacaccAAGTGTCCTGGCTGCCTTCAGCTCAGAACTCTTGATGATTGCAATTCGCAATGTGGTGCTCCGCACATGGGAGCGCATGGCCCGCGACTGAGATGCAGCCGCTGCAAACACATTCATGTACAAAACCACAATGACAGCGATCGGCCCTATGAAGGAAATTAAGAGGTCTGTCATTCCTACAGTGTATGGGACAACAACCTCGCAATTGCCTACACATTTTTTGAACCTGGCTGGTTGCTTCAGCTGGTTGATAGCAAACAAACAGTTTAAGAAAAATGATTCAAACCAACATATAAAAACTGCGATATTTACCCTGCTTTTTGTCACTTTGATGGTATAACCTAAAGGGTCACAGATAGCCATGTAACGGTCAATTGATATGAGCACCATGCTTCCTATTGAGGCGGATGTAACAAAGTGATCCCCGATAAAATACACAATGCACATCAGGTCACCCAAGAACCAACAACCACCAAGGAGCGAAATCTGAAACAACATGAGGAAACCCACGAATGTGTCGGACGTGGCCAGAGAGAGCAATAGAAGATTAGTGGTGGTTTGCAACtgcctaaaaacacaaaaaacagttgTTATCATAATATCCAAGTGATGAATCGTGAAATTACCATTTGAAGCATTACTTGAAGTGAGCGATGGAGATAATGACGAGCAGATTCAGAGTAACAGTGATGAGAGCGATGACCGTCAGCAGCATTGAAGTGGCAATTGGATGAGAATGTTGTGACTTTCTGCAAGAGGTGTTGCCAAGCTGTGGGAAGCAAAGCTCGTCTTCCAAGGCGGTCCGCATCTTTAGGAAGAGCAGGAGATGAGCTGCCACACCTTGACCTGCCTTTTTAATTGATCTTATCCAACTCAGTGGATAACATCACACAACACACTTTTTTCTCCTCCTATTTCATCATCTCCCTCCCTTTCACAATCCTTCCAATCTTTGAGGTCAAATTTTTCTTAGGAAACAACTGTAATCATGAAAACTTTTCATCTCTACATACAAAGTTTAAGGGAAAGTGTGGcagcaaaattagaattccAGCAAAAGCCAATTGTTCTAAGCCAAAGAATTTGTTATGCTGACAGACCATCACAAATGGCGGGTTGGGTCGGTCTACTACTATGTTAGCAGAGCTGTAATAGAATGACCAAGACTCCCTGCCTTGTAAGCGTCATTATTAAAGTTGAAAACAAAGCAGAAAGTTGTCTTTCTCTCTTTGGTTGAAACAAAGActaggacccactgcggccctttgcagaatcggtttgagaccgctgTCATAAATGCTttatttcagttattgctgccacagggccagacaagtttgtaatttttttgccattgcaaataaaataattatttataaactgcattttctctttccgcgggtatatgtatatatatcagcggcggtccgtgaattttctagcgacgccttcagcaaatcaatccaaccctcaaaaactattttatggctatgaaacctctactgcagctacagcttgcgacacataaaaatcatcaataataacctcatacaatttaaatattatttaagaatatagccatattttactcaccaaaaatcctttttacctgtacacaatatccatcctcctttctttcctccttcttttctaccgccatcgaagctaatgttgAAAGTCCAGCcaatcctgtcgtatttctggcaaacgtttttattcgatttagtgctgaaaatgttcgttcccggttgtgacaggcttgcttgctttggacctttcttaatgattttgTGAT
This window encodes:
- the LOC144086954 gene encoding trace amine-associated receptor 13c-like; this encodes MRTALEDELCFPQLGNTSCRKSQHSHPIATSMLLTVIALITVTLNLLVIISIAHFKQLQTTTNLLLLSLATSDTFVGFLMLFQISLLGGCWFLGDLMCIVYFIGDHFVTSASIGSMVLISIDRYMAICDPLGYTIKVTKSRVNIAVFICWFESFFLNCLFAINQLKQPARFKKCVGNCEVVVPYTVGMTDLLISFIGPIAVIVVLYMNVFAAAASQSRAMRSHVRSTTLRIAIIKSSELKAARTLGVVVVVFITCIMPYFCIVITGQDVVLNASYAAFIICLFYFNSCLNPLIYAILYPWFRRSIKIIVTLQILKPDSSQINIMINM